The genomic segment GCCGGCCCGGGGAAAATAGGACACCGGGATCTCGATGATCCGCTTCCGGTAGAGGAGCATGGCGATCATCATCTCGGTGGCGAATTCGGGGCCCGGCGCGGTGAGAAAATCCCGGATGTCCAGGAAGCTGTCGCGCCAGATCGCCCGGAAGGTGCAGCCCACATCGGTGAAGCGGGGTTCCTGGCCCCACCACAGCACCTCGATGAGCTTGCCGAAAAAGACGTTGGCCCAGCGGGTGACGCCGTCCATGTTGGCACCCTGCTCGATGAGCTGGCGGGTGGTGCGGGTGCCGATGGCCATGTCGCAATCCTTGGCGTACTCCAGAAGCTTGCTCAAATCCCGGGCCCGGAAGGAGCCGTCCGCCTCGGTGAGGATGAAAAGATCCCCGCTCGCCTCCAGCATGCCCCGCTTGAGGGCGCAACCGTACCCCTGGCCGGGCTCGCGCACCACCCGGGCGCCGGCCGCCGCCGCCAGGGCCGCGGTGTCGTCCCGGGAGTTGTTGTCCACCACCAGCACCTCGTCCACCTCCGGATGGGCCAGGAATTCCTGGACCACCTGGCCGACGGTGGCGGCCTCGTTGTAGGCCGGCACCACGACACTGATCCGGTAGGAGGCGAACTGCTGGTCGCGGATGGCGTAGTTGGCGGAGTTGACGTCCTCCATGGTGGTGACGTTCAGATAGTCGCCATCAAGGATGCAGGCCAGCACCTTCTCCCGGGCCGCCATGGCCGACAGGGCGTCCGTGATCTCCACCTCCCCCCTGAGGCTGGACGGCTGGGCGCTCTTGAGATAGGGGAAGACCCGT from the Thermodesulfobacteriota bacterium genome contains:
- a CDS encoding sugar phosphate nucleotidyltransferase; translated protein: MTAAADPTPPLLGIILAAGRGVRAYPSTRYMPKVLLRIAGQPLIERNLAILRDQLGIREIIIVIGYLGEQIIDYFKKRDPGVRITFVVQREQRGIAHALLQVEGMIGSRPFVVMLGDELYLGSNHGKLRQLLANDCAGVLFFRREPDLRRVARNFVARLDGDRVLALEEKPRQPETELMGVGTYLLTERVFPYLKSAQPSSLRGEVEITDALSAMAAREKVLACILDGDYLNVTTMEDVNSANYAIRDQQFASYRISVVVPAYNEAATVGQVVQEFLAHPEVDEVLVVDNNSRDDTAALAAAAGARVVREPGQGYGCALKRGMLEASGDLFILTEADGSFRARDLSKLLEYAKDCDMAIGTRTTRQLIEQGANMDGVTRWANVFFGKLIEVLWWGQEPRFTDVGCTFRAIWRDSFLDIRDFLTAPGPEFATEMMIAMLLYRKRIIEIPVSYFPRAGGSSKHSVSHWAKAKTALRMLRTTLRHRFGPPPARD